TCGCGACGCCGGGTTCAAACGCTGTCATCACATAGGATTCAGGTTTGCCTAGGTGTTTGGCTAAACTGGCAGACAGGGTTTTGAGCATGGACGTCACCGCCGCCGCATCGGGCGCGGTCACGGAGGATTGGACTTTGATCAGGGGCATGACTGCGACTTCTCCTAACGTTTGAGACTGAGCTGAATTCTAAGCGCATCCAGGATGATGGTGCTATTAAAGCGGATTCTCCCTAGGGGGACGTCCATCCTAGGACTTAGCCACCGTATTGCCAGCCCGTGCTTTCGAGCAACAAGGGTTCACCCTCACGATGCACACCTGCTGCAATGACTTCACCCACAAAGACCGTATGATCCCCATGCTCTACGGAACCGACCACGCGACACTCCACATAGCCGAGGGAGTCAGAAATGATCGGACATCCGGTTTCGCCTAGGTAGGATTCAATATCTTCAAATTTGTTACCCACGAGGCGTTGGGGTTTGAAAAAAGTCTGGGCGATCGCCTTTTGTCCGGCTTCCAGCACACTGAGTGCAAACACTTGGCTGGTTTTAATCATGTCGTGGGATTTGGAATCGTTGCGAACGCAGTTGACCACTAGCGGCGGCTGAAACGAGGCTTGCATCACCCAACTAGCGGTAAAGCCATTCACCTCTTCACCATCTGTGACCCCACAC
Above is a genomic segment from Synechococcales cyanobacterium T60_A2020_003 containing:
- a CDS encoding flavin reductase codes for the protein MLNEEAKKTMLRKIPHGLYVCGVTDGEEVNGFTASWVMQASFQPPLVVNCVRNDSKSHDMIKTSQVFALSVLEAGQKAIAQTFFKPQRLVGNKFEDIESYLGETGCPIISDSLGYVECRVVGSVEHGDHTVFVGEVIAAGVHREGEPLLLESTGWQYGG